A single window of Crassostrea angulata isolate pt1a10 chromosome 8, ASM2561291v2, whole genome shotgun sequence DNA harbors:
- the LOC128159405 gene encoding uncharacterized protein LOC128159405: protein MAMVWILVWNLIARNAIASISIEVKPALVDFGTSGVDVSCIVNDTSLMGISVIQLKRSENNVVSVTNKTKIAWQDEALENKTGVTVNASFTNIMTSYLRLEISKTVVRYPGDMGIYQCILIATTVNGEVKRSLSQQIVLNITGFLETSTHLYSTTNHKSTELTGQKGYQENGTESFVNTDKPLLKKHLLLYRTIMIPITTFISCIFAFIIARELHLHYFVSKTTSTAKTTEKKYTNGVYIV from the exons ATGGCCATGGTTTGGATTTTGGTGTGGAATTTGATTGCTAGAAATG CAATTGCTTCAATATCAATAGAGGTTAAACCCGCATTGGTGGATTTTGGTACATCAGGTGTAGATGTCAGCTGTATTGTTAATGATACTAGTCTCATGGGGATTTCAGTCATTCAGCTGAAGAGATCAGAAAACAATGTTGTATCAGTAACTAACAAAACCAAAATAGCCTGGCAAGATGAAGCGTTAGAAAATAAAACGGGAGTGACAGTCAATGCGTCATTTACCAATATCATGACATCGTATCTACGTttagaaatatcaaaaacagTGGTAAGATATCCAGGGGATATGGGAATATATCAATGCATTCTCATCGCAACAACTGTAAATGGTGAAGTAAAACGATCTCTTTCCCAGCAAATAGTGCTTAACATAACAG GCTTTCTAGAAACGAGTACACATCTATATTCCACAACAAACCATAAAAGTACTGAATTAACAGGTCAAAAAG GATATCAAGAAAACGGCACAGAATCATTTGTCAATACAGACAAACCACTTTTGAAGAAACACCTTCTTCTTTACAGAACAATAATGATTCCAATAACCACTTTTATATCCTGTATCTTTGCTTTTATTATTGCTCGAgagcttcatttacattattttgtatCAAAAACTACATCGACAGCTAAAACCACAGAGAAAAAGTATACGAATGGTGTTTACATCGTTTGA